The Persephonella sp. IF05-L8 genome contains a region encoding:
- a CDS encoding DUF2892 domain-containing protein, giving the protein MIGLWDALIRVLIGAILVWLGTEKGGVWIIGEVVGLVLMFTAIIGFCPLYKLTGVSSRCDNCQEAAEA; this is encoded by the coding sequence ATGATAGGCTTGTGGGATGCTTTAATCAGAGTTCTAATTGGTGCAATACTTGTATGGCTTGGCACAGAAAAAGGTGGCGTCTGGATTATAGGAGAGGTTGTAGGACTTGTTCTTATGTTTACAGCAATAATTGGTTTTTGCCCACTTTATAAACTTACCGGCGTATCATCCAGATGTGATAACTGTCAGGAAGCAGCTGAAGCATGA
- the ruvX gene encoding Holliday junction resolvase RuvX, with translation MNKRVLALDVGNKRIGVAYSDPFGISANPLPIIQNDEKVFEKIKELVKEYDIGTIVIGLPLTLKGEEGEQAQKTKEFAERLKQEIPDIPIKFVDERFTTTLAERQLRETTKKSKRKQKLDSVSAVYILKTYLDSLNI, from the coding sequence ATGAACAAACGGGTTTTAGCCCTTGATGTTGGAAATAAAAGAATAGGGGTTGCTTACAGCGACCCCTTTGGTATATCTGCAAATCCTCTTCCTATTATTCAAAATGATGAAAAAGTATTTGAAAAGATTAAAGAATTAGTCAAAGAGTATGACATCGGAACAATAGTTATTGGTCTGCCTTTAACCCTAAAAGGGGAAGAAGGGGAACAGGCACAAAAAACAAAAGAATTTGCAGAAAGACTAAAGCAGGAAATCCCTGATATTCCCATAAAATTCGTTGATGAAAGATTTACAACAACACTGGCTGAAAGACAGCTCAGAGAAACCACCAAAAAATCCAAAAGGAAACAAAAACTTGACAGCGTATCTGCCGTTTATATCTTAAAAACATATCTGGATAGTTTAAATATTTAG
- the mltG gene encoding endolytic transglycosylase MltG: MKKFVYFFAALFLIIFAISGISYYVLLSKINSYNQLSKPVFVKIHKGESIKDIAEKLEKSGVIKNKDLFILYARYKNKPLKYGFYMFKGKLNIPQVWEILYSGKEKLIKFTIIPGEDLIDIGQKLEKAGFVKKEDFYKYVFDAKNVRWYGLEGKSFEGYFPPDTYYFRKDFTLRNIVETFLRNFKKRYKPVLKPVEDLTPYQVMIVASMVEKETAIIEEKPIIAGIIINRLKKGMKLQIDPTIIYALKLKNQWYGDLTRKNMKTNSPYNTYLYKGLPPTPICSFSLESLKAVINYKKTDYLYFFSSDGKRHSFSKTYREHLRKVRAAY, translated from the coding sequence ATGAAAAAGTTTGTCTATTTTTTTGCTGCTTTATTTTTGATAATCTTTGCTATATCCGGAATTTCCTATTATGTCCTCTTATCAAAGATTAACTCATATAATCAACTTTCAAAACCTGTTTTTGTAAAAATACACAAAGGTGAAAGCATAAAAGATATTGCTGAAAAATTAGAAAAATCAGGGGTCATAAAAAACAAAGATTTATTTATCCTTTATGCCAGATACAAAAACAAACCTTTAAAATATGGCTTTTATATGTTCAAGGGAAAGCTTAATATTCCTCAGGTCTGGGAAATTCTTTATTCTGGTAAAGAAAAATTAATAAAGTTTACCATTATTCCAGGTGAGGATTTGATAGATATTGGACAAAAACTGGAAAAGGCAGGATTTGTAAAAAAAGAGGATTTTTATAAATATGTTTTCGACGCGAAAAATGTCAGATGGTATGGACTTGAAGGAAAATCATTTGAGGGATACTTTCCGCCCGATACTTATTATTTCAGAAAAGATTTTACCCTCAGAAATATAGTTGAAACGTTTTTAAGGAATTTTAAAAAAAGATATAAACCTGTTTTAAAACCAGTAGAAGATTTAACACCTTATCAGGTTATGATTGTTGCCTCAATGGTAGAAAAGGAAACAGCTATTATAGAAGAAAAGCCTATAATAGCAGGGATTATAATAAACAGGCTTAAAAAAGGAATGAAACTCCAAATTGACCCGACAATTATCTATGCCCTGAAACTTAAAAATCAATGGTATGGAGACCTTACCAGAAAAAACATGAAAACAAATTCCCCTTATAATACCTATTTATATAAAGGACTTCCTCCCACCCCGATATGTAGTTTTTCACTGGAGAGTTTAAAAGCCGTAATCAATTATAAAAAGACAGATTATCTATATTTCTTTTCCAGCGATGGAAAAAGGCATTCTTTCTCTAAAACATACAGAGAACATCTAAGGAAGGTCAGAGCAGCTTACTGA
- a CDS encoding glycosyltransferase, with protein sequence MKPRIVFVKTPDPRKIVDTLMEGLAKSLSARNFETKIVEPTPENVQEVVNEIIEYKPLFTFDFNLDGLIFAEKDGEQKILPDVIGNIHVSWFLEDPMIHFTKLKSTLHSNQLLFLTIDIEHAQWIGGMKKNVAFMAPAINPADFPPPNTEKEFDVAFLGPISDPDIIEQAWKERFDQPLFDFAVELGRMLYRNPDMPVRYASGFLLSQYTQDFQQAMFKFQQEREDDFMKYLIEIALYAMHLRRWNIIDSIEDFEINVLGPVQGETKENVVVYEDVIENKDVINFLSKTKISLLSHPTFITTGLAYSVFASVGANTLTMVEERLASKSFLVDGQDLITYHPIDSVEIEGKIAYYLEDAPQEREEIAKHGRDNVFQNHTILHRGEFLANMLNDIIKQASGVEENNGQKTEDKQEGQ encoded by the coding sequence ATGAAACCAAGAATTGTTTTTGTAAAAACACCAGACCCACGAAAAATTGTTGATACTTTAATGGAAGGTCTCGCAAAATCTCTTTCTGCAAGAAATTTTGAAACGAAAATTGTTGAACCAACACCTGAAAATGTTCAGGAAGTAGTTAATGAAATCATAGAATACAAGCCACTTTTTACATTTGATTTTAATCTGGATGGCCTAATCTTTGCAGAAAAAGATGGTGAACAAAAAATTCTTCCAGATGTAATTGGGAACATCCATGTTAGCTGGTTTCTGGAAGACCCTATGATTCATTTTACAAAACTAAAATCCACACTCCACTCTAATCAGCTTCTTTTCCTAACGATAGATATAGAGCATGCCCAGTGGATAGGGGGCATGAAAAAAAATGTTGCCTTTATGGCACCGGCTATAAACCCAGCTGATTTTCCTCCTCCAAATACTGAAAAAGAGTTTGATGTTGCATTTTTAGGTCCTATTTCCGACCCTGATATTATTGAACAGGCCTGGAAAGAAAGATTTGACCAGCCTTTATTTGATTTTGCTGTTGAGCTGGGAAGAATGCTTTATAGAAACCCTGATATGCCTGTTAGATATGCTTCAGGATTTTTACTTTCCCAGTATACACAGGATTTTCAACAGGCAATGTTCAAGTTCCAGCAGGAAAGGGAAGATGATTTTATGAAGTATCTTATAGAGATAGCCCTTTATGCTATGCACCTGAGAAGATGGAATATTATTGATTCTATTGAGGATTTTGAGATAAATGTTCTGGGTCCTGTTCAGGGAGAAACCAAAGAAAATGTTGTTGTGTATGAAGATGTGATAGAAAATAAAGATGTGATTAACTTCCTGTCTAAAACAAAAATATCTTTACTATCCCATCCGACATTTATAACAACCGGACTTGCCTATTCTGTGTTTGCTTCTGTGGGAGCTAATACACTTACAATGGTTGAGGAAAGACTTGCATCAAAATCATTCCTTGTTGATGGTCAGGACTTAATCACATATCATCCTATTGATAGTGTTGAGATAGAAGGTAAAATTGCATACTATCTGGAAGATGCACCTCAAGAAAGGGAAGAAATTGCAAAACACGGCAGGGATAATGTATTCCAGAATCATACAATTCTCCACAGAGGAGAATTCCTTGCTAATATGCTAAACGATATAATAAAACAGGCTTCAGGTGTTGAAGAAAACAACGGCCAGAAAACTGAAGACAAACAGGAAGGTCAGTAA
- a CDS encoding NAD-binding protein, protein MVSEGGKKKIIIFGLGFFGKKLIEKLSKNWEIIGVDINETVISELSGEFENVEFLHGDASSILTWKKIEPTSIGYIISTIKDTDVSLEVCRIAREVFNLDSSIIVLLFEEERAEDFGNFEATIIKPAEIITNAVVSKIEKNYTVATNIGLGKGEIIEVNILARSHLVDRKLKYLKPTRWRIAAIYRDGELIIPTGNEKIKVGDKVVIIGDPKVLENLVNILIKGIPQFPLQFGSDMATIYAPKFKKTLEEAAYFKKHTKAHKLQIYPYRNYDVRKDFEFIKETVDNFEIKNSIGDYLQLFRLKEDIGVVIIPFVKEPLLKWFKLKAIFEEATKPFLISRGSFPYKSIVVSFNCSEPAFILEMGIELSRLMKLPVEVVYGVMPEELRGVEEEEEIKERNEIISDFEHIYKTGIKYSVLEGNPVKETLKYMKDKKDVLLLTAYDKKEKISMFSPNVPFYIAKNVKSSVLCFPLEEMTYE, encoded by the coding sequence ATGGTTTCTGAGGGTGGGAAAAAGAAAATAATAATATTTGGTTTAGGCTTCTTCGGAAAAAAACTGATTGAAAAACTCTCAAAAAATTGGGAGATAATCGGAGTTGATATAAATGAAACTGTTATTTCAGAGCTGTCTGGAGAATTTGAAAATGTTGAATTCCTACATGGTGATGCTTCCAGCATTCTCACATGGAAAAAAATAGAACCTACATCCATTGGATATATAATCTCTACTATAAAGGATACAGATGTCTCTCTGGAAGTATGTAGAATAGCCAGAGAGGTTTTTAATCTGGACAGTTCTATCATTGTTCTGCTTTTTGAAGAGGAAAGAGCTGAAGATTTTGGGAATTTTGAAGCAACAATTATAAAACCTGCAGAAATTATAACAAATGCCGTTGTATCCAAAATAGAGAAAAATTACACAGTTGCCACCAATATTGGTCTTGGTAAAGGAGAAATTATTGAGGTTAATATTCTTGCCCGTTCACATCTGGTGGACAGGAAACTGAAATACTTGAAACCAACCCGATGGAGAATTGCCGCTATTTACAGGGATGGAGAGCTTATAATTCCTACAGGTAATGAAAAGATAAAAGTAGGAGATAAAGTCGTTATAATAGGCGACCCTAAAGTTCTGGAAAATCTGGTTAATATACTGATAAAAGGTATTCCCCAGTTTCCCCTTCAATTTGGTTCAGATATGGCCACAATTTATGCACCTAAATTCAAAAAAACCCTTGAAGAAGCAGCTTACTTTAAAAAACACACAAAAGCCCACAAATTACAGATATATCCTTACAGGAATTACGACGTCAGAAAGGATTTTGAGTTTATAAAAGAAACTGTAGATAATTTTGAGATAAAAAACTCTATTGGTGATTATTTACAACTATTCAGGTTAAAAGAGGATATTGGAGTTGTTATTATTCCTTTTGTAAAGGAACCACTTTTAAAATGGTTTAAACTGAAAGCTATTTTTGAAGAAGCAACCAAACCATTTTTAATCAGCAGAGGTAGTTTCCCATACAAAAGTATTGTTGTTTCTTTTAACTGCTCTGAACCTGCTTTTATTCTTGAGATGGGAATTGAGTTATCACGGCTCATGAAACTGCCTGTTGAGGTGGTTTATGGTGTTATGCCTGAAGAATTAAGAGGTGTAGAGGAAGAAGAAGAAATTAAAGAAAGAAATGAGATTATCTCAGATTTTGAACATATATATAAAACAGGAATTAAATACTCTGTTTTAGAAGGAAATCCTGTAAAAGAAACCTTAAAATATATGAAAGATAAAAAAGATGTTTTGCTTTTAACAGCTTATGATAAAAAAGAAAAAATATCCATGTTTTCTCCAAATGTGCCTTTTTATATAGCAAAAAATGTTAAATCCTCTGTTTTATGTTTTCCTTTAGAGGAAATGACTTATGAGTAA
- a CDS encoding cation:proton antiporter, with product MSKEESILLLVVSVGAFIMPFISKRLMLPSAVGEILFGLIIGIFFKQFAAESSLSILHFLGSLGFLILMYLAGLEINFEKIKITPRKNLFIYILSVLIIIVLSFVIVFYTDQPKINILIYLTVAVGLLYPVLKDAGLLETEFAQSLLIIASIGEVLSLLFISAFFMYFEHGLSRETFIQLFEIYIFFFIAYIVLRFLQLYAWWNPKRMFLFIKTDDPTETAVRANFANMFVFAALANILGLEYIIGAFFGGMLFAMIFKERHEIQEKIGSFGYGFLIPVFFIEVGLRFDIFSFMQKEVLLGAISIALMILIIRAFGAIPLFFSGFSLKEVLSFPFATSMPLTLLVAIATLGLETHTIDQKYASMIILAALISGIFYPWLFKFIVGQKETGEQKNV from the coding sequence ATGAGTAAAGAAGAATCTATACTGCTTCTTGTTGTTTCTGTTGGTGCGTTTATAATGCCTTTTATCAGTAAAAGGCTAATGCTCCCTTCTGCTGTAGGGGAAATACTATTTGGACTAATCATTGGAATATTCTTTAAGCAGTTCGCCGCAGAAAGTAGTCTTAGTATTCTCCATTTCTTAGGTAGTCTGGGTTTTCTTATCCTAATGTATCTTGCAGGTCTGGAGATTAACTTTGAAAAGATTAAAATCACACCCAGGAAAAATCTATTTATCTATATATTATCTGTCCTGATAATCATAGTTTTGTCCTTTGTAATTGTTTTTTACACAGACCAGCCTAAGATTAATATTCTGATATACCTGACTGTTGCAGTGGGACTACTTTATCCTGTTTTAAAGGATGCAGGCTTATTGGAAACAGAATTCGCCCAGTCCTTGTTGATTATAGCAAGTATAGGAGAGGTTCTCAGTTTACTGTTTATATCTGCATTTTTCATGTATTTTGAACATGGATTATCACGGGAGACCTTTATTCAATTATTTGAGATTTATATCTTCTTCTTTATTGCTTACATCGTTCTTAGATTTTTACAGCTTTATGCATGGTGGAACCCTAAGAGGATGTTTTTGTTTATAAAAACAGATGACCCAACAGAAACAGCTGTAAGGGCTAATTTTGCAAATATGTTTGTTTTTGCAGCTCTGGCAAACATATTGGGATTGGAGTACATTATAGGTGCATTTTTCGGAGGAATGCTGTTTGCTATGATATTCAAAGAAAGGCACGAAATTCAGGAAAAGATTGGGAGTTTTGGATATGGTTTTTTAATTCCTGTATTTTTTATTGAGGTTGGTCTGAGATTTGATATATTCAGCTTCATGCAAAAAGAGGTTCTTTTAGGAGCTATCAGTATTGCCCTTATGATACTGATTATAAGAGCCTTTGGAGCTATTCCTCTATTTTTCTCAGGATTTTCATTGAAAGAGGTTCTATCATTTCCTTTTGCCACATCAATGCCTCTTACTCTGCTTGTTGCAATAGCAACACTGGGTCTTGAAACCCACACAATTGACCAGAAATATGCTTCAATGATTATTCTGGCAGCTTTAATAAGTGGAATTTTTTATCCATGGTTGTTTAAGTTTATAGTCGGGCAAAAGGAAACAGGGGAACAGAAAAATGTATAA
- a CDS encoding 3'-5' exonuclease, producing MYNLTTDEAIFTVIDLETTGFHPERDYIIEIAAIRFQGNVETDRYHQLIKPDMDFIPQHISKLTGITTAMVIDQPKIKEVLPEFFKFIKDSIIVAHNAKFDISFLNYNGKLYLNKTLKNPVICTDNLARRILPDIDSKSLENIAFHFNIPFKQRHRALSDAETTLKIFVKMLQFLEDYNVNRVIDIIRLSEGKRINDRMKRKKYV from the coding sequence ATGTATAATCTGACTACTGATGAAGCTATTTTTACAGTTATAGACCTTGAAACAACAGGGTTTCATCCTGAAAGGGATTATATAATTGAGATAGCTGCTATAAGATTTCAGGGAAATGTGGAAACAGACAGGTATCATCAGCTTATAAAACCTGATATGGATTTTATCCCACAGCATATTTCTAAGCTAACAGGAATTACAACAGCAATGGTGATTGACCAACCAAAGATAAAAGAAGTATTACCTGAGTTTTTCAAATTTATAAAAGACAGCATTATTGTTGCCCATAATGCAAAGTTTGATATCTCTTTCCTAAACTATAACGGCAAACTTTATCTAAATAAAACACTGAAAAATCCAGTAATATGCACAGATAATCTTGCAAGGCGTATTCTTCCTGATATTGATAGCAAATCTCTGGAAAATATAGCATTTCATTTTAATATTCCGTTTAAGCAAAGGCACAGGGCTTTATCTGATGCAGAAACCACATTAAAAATATTTGTAAAAATGCTCCAGTTTCTTGAGGATTATAATGTAAACAGGGTAATTGATATAATAAGACTGTCTGAGGGTAAAAGAATAAACGACAGAATGAAGAGGAAGAAATATGTTTAA
- the proC gene encoding pyrroline-5-carboxylate reductase, which translates to MFKIGIIGAGNMGEAIVRGLIEKNVVKSTEIIVSDIDPDRISYLVEKYNVAGSSSNKRVVENSEIIFLSVKPKDLEKTLEPIKDSFTQDKVLISVLAGIKIEKIRKILEKPVIVRIMPNTPALIGEGAIGVSFEEIDENKKLEILNILNALGVVVEVEEFLMDVVTGLSGSGPAYVFMFIEGLIQGGIKGGLSYPQAKELAVQTVLGAAKLVKELDEHPAVLRDKVSSPAGTTIYALHILEEKGLKDAVISAVEEATKRSKELSK; encoded by the coding sequence ATGTTTAAGATTGGAATAATCGGTGCCGGAAATATGGGTGAGGCTATAGTCAGGGGGCTGATTGAAAAGAATGTGGTCAAGTCCACAGAAATAATAGTTTCTGATATTGACCCTGACAGAATTAGTTATCTTGTTGAAAAATATAATGTTGCAGGAAGTTCCAGTAATAAAAGGGTTGTTGAAAATTCTGAGATAATTTTTCTATCAGTTAAACCTAAGGATTTAGAAAAAACTTTAGAACCTATAAAAGACAGCTTTACACAGGATAAAGTTCTGATATCCGTTCTGGCTGGAATAAAAATAGAAAAAATAAGAAAAATCCTTGAAAAGCCTGTTATAGTCAGAATTATGCCTAATACACCTGCACTTATTGGTGAAGGTGCAATTGGTGTGTCTTTTGAGGAAATAGATGAAAACAAAAAACTGGAAATTCTGAATATCCTTAATGCCCTTGGTGTTGTTGTGGAGGTTGAGGAGTTCTTAATGGACGTTGTAACAGGATTATCAGGTAGTGGCCCCGCTTATGTGTTTATGTTTATTGAAGGGCTTATCCAGGGTGGAATAAAAGGAGGTCTGTCTTACCCTCAGGCAAAAGAGCTTGCTGTTCAAACAGTTTTAGGTGCTGCAAAGCTGGTTAAGGAGCTTGATGAACATCCTGCAGTCTTAAGGGATAAGGTTAGCTCCCCTGCAGGAACAACTATTTATGCACTGCACATACTTGAGGAAAAAGGCCTTAAAGATGCTGTTATATCTGCTGTAGAAGAAGCAACAAAAAGAAGCAAAGAGTTATCTAAATAA
- the hemW gene encoding radical SAM family heme chaperone HemW yields MFDFQNKGVILDCMVKGIYIHIPFCMNKCPYCDFTSISLIDKSLFKKYVQTLKKELGFYKDFEFDLQTVYFGGGTPSILPPDYIEEIVGFINNNFPVVDNPEITIEVNPETYRYKEFKQLLKAGINRISIGAQSLNEKILKSLGRWHLPKDVIDTIYSAADAGIENINLDMIYGVQGQTLKDLEGDLEEYTQLPVKHISAYMLTAYEETPLGQMVKKGEYSLPEEDLLLDMFKLIDSFLYEKGFNRYELSNWAKEGYQCKHNLFYWTGEEFLGIGVSAWSLINNERFGNTKNLYEYMEKINKGQSAVLFRDKLSPQEKRKEKIILGLRLAEGINIKLVKDRMDFINQIVSEGLAKIENGRLKLTPEGIMVSNYITASLI; encoded by the coding sequence ATGTTTGATTTTCAGAATAAAGGTGTTATTTTAGATTGCATGGTAAAAGGAATATATATTCATATACCTTTTTGTATGAATAAGTGTCCATACTGTGATTTTACGTCTATTTCTTTGATAGATAAAAGTCTTTTCAAAAAGTATGTACAAACTTTAAAAAAGGAGCTTGGATTTTACAAAGATTTTGAGTTTGATTTACAAACCGTATATTTCGGTGGAGGAACCCCATCTATTTTGCCACCTGATTATATAGAGGAAATTGTTGGTTTTATAAATAATAATTTCCCTGTTGTTGACAATCCTGAAATTACGATAGAAGTTAATCCTGAAACTTACAGATATAAAGAGTTTAAACAGCTATTAAAAGCAGGAATTAACCGTATAAGTATAGGAGCCCAAAGTCTAAATGAAAAAATCTTAAAATCCCTTGGTAGATGGCATCTACCAAAAGATGTTATAGACACAATTTACTCAGCTGCAGATGCAGGAATAGAAAATATAAATCTGGATATGATTTATGGTGTTCAGGGACAGACATTAAAAGACCTTGAAGGTGATTTAGAGGAATACACTCAACTTCCAGTAAAACATATATCTGCGTATATGCTAACAGCCTATGAAGAAACTCCCCTTGGCCAGATGGTCAAAAAGGGGGAATACTCTTTGCCAGAGGAAGATTTATTACTGGATATGTTTAAGCTGATTGATAGCTTTCTATATGAAAAAGGTTTTAATAGATATGAGTTGTCAAACTGGGCAAAAGAAGGTTATCAATGTAAACATAACCTTTTTTACTGGACAGGTGAGGAATTCCTTGGGATAGGAGTTTCTGCATGGTCTTTAATAAACAATGAGAGATTTGGCAATACAAAAAATCTGTATGAGTATATGGAAAAAATAAATAAAGGTCAGTCTGCTGTTTTGTTTCGGGATAAACTTTCTCCACAGGAAAAAAGAAAAGAAAAAATAATTCTTGGATTGAGACTTGCTGAAGGAATAAATATAAAGCTGGTTAAAGACAGAATGGACTTTATTAATCAGATAGTATCTGAGGGGCTTGCAAAAATAGAAAATGGCAGGTTGAAGCTAACACCTGAAGGTATTATGGTATCAAACTATATAACTGCATCCCTTATTTAG
- a CDS encoding ferredoxin, which yields MKVKVSVDQDLCTACALCYDELPEVYEDQGDGIAKVKDDIGGDGAIIEGELAERALEITEECPSGALITEVVEE from the coding sequence ATGAAAGTAAAAGTATCTGTTGACCAGGATCTCTGCACAGCTTGCGCACTCTGCTATGATGAACTTCCAGAAGTTTATGAAGACCAGGGTGACGGAATAGCTAAAGTAAAAGACGATATCGGTGGAGACGGTGCTATCATAGAAGGAGAATTAGCAGAAAGAGCTCTTGAAATTACTGAAGAATGCCCATCTGGAGCTCTCATTACTGAAGTTGTAGAAGAGTAA
- a CDS encoding HU family DNA-binding protein, whose protein sequence is MTKAELIARVAEQAGTTKAAARRCVDAFVLTLAQALERGERIALPGLGVFNVKERKARKGRNPRTGKVIKIPARKVVTFRPAKSLRERVK, encoded by the coding sequence ATGACAAAAGCAGAATTAATAGCAAGAGTTGCTGAGCAAGCAGGGACAACAAAAGCTGCAGCAAGAAGATGTGTTGATGCATTTGTTCTTACTCTTGCTCAGGCTCTGGAAAGAGGGGAGAGAATTGCTCTTCCAGGACTTGGTGTATTCAATGTAAAAGAAAGAAAAGCAAGAAAAGGAAGAAACCCAAGAACTGGAAAAGTGATTAAAATCCCTGCAAGAAAAGTTGTTACTTTCCGTCCTGCAAAATCTCTTAGGGAAAGAGTTAAGTAA
- the aat gene encoding leucyl/phenylalanyl-tRNA--protein transferase — protein sequence MILLDQEDIWFPDPYNAPRDYPLAIGGDLSPERLIFAYSLGIFPWYSEDEPILWWSPDPRMVLFPDELKISRSLKKVLKNKGFEVRFNTAFEDVIKNCATVKRKGQDGTWLTPEMIEAYIRLHKLGFAHSVETYLDGKLVGGLYGVAIGGVFFGESMFHKVSDASKVAFVHLVKRLKEKGFDIIDCQQSTPHMARFGAREIPRKEFLDIISKSIHKKVSF from the coding sequence ATGATTTTGTTAGACCAAGAGGATATATGGTTTCCAGACCCTTATAATGCTCCAAGGGATTACCCCCTTGCTATAGGTGGAGATTTATCACCTGAAAGACTTATTTTTGCATACTCTCTGGGAATATTTCCCTGGTATTCGGAGGATGAACCTATTTTATGGTGGTCGCCAGACCCAAGAATGGTTTTATTCCCTGATGAACTAAAAATATCCAGAAGTCTGAAAAAAGTCCTGAAGAACAAAGGCTTTGAAGTTAGATTTAACACAGCATTTGAGGATGTAATAAAAAACTGTGCCACTGTGAAAAGGAAAGGTCAGGATGGTACATGGCTAACTCCAGAGATGATAGAAGCTTACATAAGACTACATAAATTGGGCTTTGCCCATAGTGTAGAAACATATTTAGATGGAAAGCTGGTTGGCGGTTTGTATGGAGTAGCCATAGGCGGTGTATTTTTCGGAGAATCTATGTTCCACAAAGTATCTGATGCCTCAAAGGTTGCCTTTGTTCATCTTGTTAAAAGACTAAAAGAAAAGGGTTTTGATATTATTGATTGCCAGCAATCTACACCTCATATGGCAAGGTTCGGAGCAAGGGAAATTCCAAGGAAAGAATTTCTGGATATTATCAGTAAATCAATACATAAAAAGGTCAGTTTCTAA
- a CDS encoding SPOR domain-containing protein has translation MRKIFFVFLLITGLSYGFSEKERDTLLRVIQGLYKDGVYYTAAQKGLEYLKKTSEDDPYREKIIKLIFSSLYKAGDKKQFLKYIEEIKNQKISPETAEYIYILGLKLFKNSPEKTKIIQFYIPFAPEDKQKALYKELAIIYAKAKNWKEIEKLPDIKELRLFKVLAFYKQKKYNKVIEYTQQLGKFPPETKEKVLYYRALSFTKINQPEKAVKELEAITFKTPDMLKFLAGYYLKKKNYIMAERYLKQLTTEEKYKDFTYYYLGVIQDLDKNYKKAAKYYLKAAKYKSKYGKLAQKRLQQFKKAKVLSEYSVRVAAFSTEDKAKKLLQKLNLKECFVKKYKKYYGVFCGKSISKGELKPLQQKIKSKGIKDSIITQLP, from the coding sequence ATGAGAAAAATATTTTTTGTATTTCTTCTTATTACAGGTTTATCTTATGGTTTTTCCGAAAAAGAAAGGGATACACTTCTGAGGGTAATTCAGGGATTATACAAAGACGGTGTTTATTACACAGCGGCACAAAAAGGGCTTGAATACTTAAAAAAAACCTCTGAAGACGACCCCTATAGAGAAAAAATTATAAAGCTTATATTCTCTTCCCTTTACAAAGCTGGAGATAAAAAGCAGTTTCTCAAATATATTGAGGAAATAAAAAATCAAAAAATATCACCTGAAACAGCTGAATATATTTATATCCTTGGTCTCAAACTGTTTAAAAATTCTCCAGAAAAAACAAAAATAATTCAATTTTATATACCATTTGCACCTGAAGATAAACAAAAAGCATTATACAAAGAACTTGCAATTATATATGCAAAAGCAAAAAACTGGAAAGAAATAGAAAAACTGCCAGATATAAAAGAACTTAGATTATTCAAGGTCTTAGCTTTCTACAAACAGAAAAAATACAACAAAGTAATAGAATACACCCAGCAGCTTGGGAAGTTTCCCCCTGAAACAAAAGAAAAAGTGCTTTATTACAGGGCATTATCATTTACAAAAATTAACCAACCGGAGAAAGCTGTAAAAGAGCTGGAAGCCATAACATTTAAGACACCAGATATGCTTAAATTTCTGGCAGGATATTATCTGAAAAAGAAAAACTATATAATGGCAGAAAGATACCTGAAACAGCTTACAACAGAAGAAAAATACAAAGATTTTACCTACTACTATCTGGGAGTTATTCAGGATTTAGATAAGAACTATAAAAAGGCGGCAAAATACTACTTAAAAGCCGCAAAATATAAATCAAAATATGGAAAACTTGCCCAAAAAAGATTACAACAATTCAAAAAAGCCAAGGTTTTATCTGAATACTCTGTTAGGGTTGCTGCTTTTTCCACAGAAGATAAAGCCAAAAAGCTACTACAAAAACTAAACCTAAAAGAATGTTTTGTAAAAAAATATAAAAAATATTACGGTGTGTTCTGTGGAAAATCTATTTCAAAAGGAGAACTGAAACCCTTGCAGCAAAAAATAAAGTCTAAAGGAATAAAGGATAGCATTATCACACAACTACCATAA